The following DNA comes from candidate division KSB1 bacterium.
TGGCGAGATAATGAATGTTAATTGATTCTTGAATCCAAGAAAAACTCAAACTGATTTGCTTAAATATAAATATCCAGAACAATTTTCTCAAGCGAGTTTTTAATTGTTAAGATAAAAAATTATGTCCAATCTTTAAAGATGGCTAATATAGAGATGGTCGATTATTTGCTCTATTCAACTGCACATTTTTGATATGGTTCAATTTTTATTTCGATTTGTTTCATGAATTTTTTATAATACTCAAAGAGCAAAAATCAAAAATTAGTGGCTTTCAATTTCAAATTTGAAATTGAGTCTATCTGTAAACAAAGAAATCTGTCTTCGGATGGATGACGCTGCAAATTTAGCCAGCAATTTTGGAACAAAATGGGATTTGAAACAGCGCATCAGAGACGCTGACAGAAATGCTTGTTGTTATAGCGTGAAAGGCAAAAAAAATTGCCCGACATTGTGTCGGGCAGATTGCTTAGATCATTCGTAAAAAGACGGCTCTATTGAGTCGTTTAATCCATCAACCCTATTCTAAAACCTGATAGATGCTATCCAAAACAGTTCCATCCACCCATTTTACGACGGCGACCACTTTGTCCCCTAATTTCGGCTTTTCTGGCTTACCGCCGCAGATGGCTTCCACCTCTTCTTTGATCTCCTCAATCGGCCGTATGGGAAGCGAAGATTTTTTTGTAGCAGCAATCAGATCCTGTCGCAATGGATTGATGGCAATGCCGCGTTCGGTGACCACAACGTCGATGAGTTCCCCTGGGCCGCATAGGGTGGTGACTTCGTCGACAATGACGGGAATTCGATCGCGGAACGAGGGGATGGGCAGGATGGTACATTTGGAAAAAAGGCAATTTTGCCATCCACCGATGCCATGCAGCAGTCGGCCGTCAGAATGGGTGACTACATTCGCGTTAAAGTTGACATCCACTTCGGTAGCGCCCAGAACGACAACATCGACCATGGAGGAGAAATTTCCTTTGCCATGATAATTATAGCTGGTAAAGGGGCTGGTAGCTACATGACGGGGGTTTTCGCGCAGGGAGCGAACACCTTCAAGATCAAAGGTCTGCCCATCAAGGATATAGTCTGTCAGGCCCTCCTCAAGCATCTGCACCAGGTACTGATTGCTCCCGCCGCGAACGAAACGCGCCTTGACCCCCATTTCTTTCATCATTTCTTTCAAGAAGATGACGAAAGCCAGGGTCGTCCCACCGGCACCAGCTTGGAAGGAGAAGCCATTTTTCAGGATGCCAGCCTCTTTGACAAATTTAGCGGCCAGCTCGGCAATCAGCAGCCGGTCAGGACTGCGGGTGATTTCGGTTGTACCAGAGACAATCTTTTCTGGCTCCCCGATCTTCTCTAACACTACTACATGATCGACATAATTGCCATGAATCTGCCAGGGGACGCAGGGAAACTCCACCAGGTTATCGGTGACTACGATGACCTTATCAGCATACTGAGCATCGGCCAAAGCAAAGCCCAAGAGACCGCAGGCGGATGGGCCTGTGAGGCCATTGGCGTTGCCGAAGGGGTCGGCGGTTGGCGCAGCGATCACCGCAATATCGATGTGAACCTCACCGTCTTGGATCGCTTGATAACGGCCACCATGAGATCGAAGCACTCCCAACCCGCGCATCTTGCCGGCACTGCAGTAGTCGCCCAAAGGGCCATTCATCGATCCTTCGATATGATGCACTACACCGCTCTCCAGATGCTTGATGATCGGGGCATGGCATGGAAACGAAGCACTGGGAAACCACACCAAATCTCTCACTCCAATCTCGGCCGCTGCATCGAAGATCTGATTGGCCACCAAATCACCGTTTCGAAAATGATGATGAGTGGAAATTGTCATCCCGTCTTTGATCCCAGCGATGATGAGCGCAGTCTTCAAATCTGGCACGACTTTATTCCCATCGGCAGGATAATCGGCACAGCTCACAATGGGCGGAGCCGCTTTTGTTCCGCCAGGTCGATATTTACCAACCCCCTGATATGGAATGGCTGGCTTATCATTCACAATTGTGGGGACCAGTCGACCAGCAGCATTTTTTACCATATTTTTAACCATGTTGTTCTCCTCCTTGTCGCCAATTTTCCGCAAGTTTCCCAGTTTCGATAGCAAGACGAATGGTTCGCTGGGCTCGTTTTACCACTGGCGGATCGATCATCTTGCTGCCCAGGGCAACTACGCCCAGTCCACTTTTCTGAGCAGATTCAAACGCCAATACGATTTTGGTGGCTCTCTCAATTTCCTCAGGTGTTGGTGCAAATGCCTCATGGATCACCTGGATCTGCCGGGGATGAATACAACCCTTGCCATCGAATCCCAAGGATTTCGCTTCCAGCACACTTTGTCGTAGTCCCTCCATATCGGTGACATCCGAGAACACGGTATCGATGGGCTGGATGCCAGCAGCCCGGGCCGCATTGACCACTTGGCTGCGCGCCCAGAAGCTCTCTCTTCCCTCTAAAGTGCGTTGAGTGCCAATATCTGCGGTATAATCCTCTAAACCGATGGTCAGCGCGACGATATCGGGCGAGGCAGTGGCAATTTCAAAGGCCCGGATCGCTCCAAGGGCACTCTCGATGATCGGCATATAATAGACCTGCTGCTCCAAACCCCGATCATTAAGAATGCTATGAACCCGTTGCTCCACCATTTTGACGTGTTCGGCGCTTTCGCATTTCGGAATGAGAATCACATGGACATTGTATGGCACAACAAATCCCAAATCATCCAGCCCACGAGGAAGCTGATTGATCCGAACCATTCTTTCTGCCCCGTAAAAGTCGATCTGCAACAGGGCATTCCGCACCAAAGTTTGGGCAGCATCTTTCTCTGTTGGGGCAACACTATCTTCCAGGTCCAAAATAATACCATCCGGTTTATGAATACCAGCATTGATCATAAACTTGGGTTCATTGCCAGGCAAATAGAGCCGTGACCGACGAAACCGCTCGCGACTAGTGGGATATTGACAAAATGCTTTGAACTCGGGTAACCATTGTCTTCCCTGATCCAGACCTAATCGGCGCACTGCCGTTTCCAGTCGAGCCATGATCGTGAAAGGGAGAGCTCCGCTATCCTCGAATTCCACCATCGCATGATCAATTTGAAAAAATTTTAGGCCATGGCGGATCAACGTCTCGATCGCCGAGCCATACATGGTTTTCACCTTGCTATTCAGTTGAAGCTGAATGCCTCCAGATGTTGTTGGTGTAATGCGGAACCAACAATCGGAGCGGACGTCCGCACCCTTTCTGCCGACCTCGGCGGCTAAGCTCATATAACCTCCTTAAAAATGATTTGACAATCTCGTGCGTTTTTGATATATTTGGAGCTCAAATATACAAAATTTACCGATACAACTCAATAGAAATTTGGCCGAGTCAATTGCAAAGTCTTTAAATTTGGATAAAAATAAATTCACTTGGAAGAGAATAATTCATTCAATCGAAGGAAAAATGTCAACACCAGCCGCTGTTGAGCAAATTGTTGCAGCGTTGGAGCAACATTTCGGGGTCCCTGAACGGAATACCGAACTGGATCCATTAAGCAACTTGATCCTTACCGTCCTCTCCCAGAACACTAATGATAAGAATCGCGATCGGGCGTACCAGCGCCTCAGGGCAGCTTTTCCCACCTGGGAGGCAGTCATGCAAGCCCCAGTTGAAGCCATCGAAACCGCCATTCGGCCCGGCGGCTTAGCGAAGCAAAAAAGCTTGCGAATTAAAAAAATTTTGGAGTGGATTTATCAGCATTATGGGGCACTGAACTTGGATGCGCTATGCGCAATGGACCCAGAAGAGGCAATCGATACCTTTTGCCAGCTCAAAGGAATCGGTGTGAAAACGATCAGCGTTGTGCTCATGTTCTCATGCGGGGTGGATATTTTTCCAGTTGATACCCATGTACATCGGATTTGTCGCCGGCTGGGATTGGTTCCAGCCAATGCGTCCGCGGAACAAACTTTTTGGCTAATGCAGCCTGTGGTGCCGCCGGGGAAATCCTTCTCTTTTCATATCAATTTGCTGAACTTGGGACGCTCGATTTGCCTGGCCCGTAAACCGCGATGCTCAGAATGTCCCATTAGCCAGCATTGCGATTATTATTTGGCTGCCCAATGATTGGGATGACCAGTTCATCCCCAGCCGAAAGCCGTTCCAGATTCTTATTAGGATTGTATTTTTGAAGCAACCAATAGGGGATTTCATAGACCTGATTGCACAGATACCAGATATTCTCGCCACTTTTAACCTTATGAATTGAAACGCCCTCGATAGTATAGCTGGCAAAAAAATCCTCTTCAATGCCACGATGATATTCCATCCTTTTTCGTTCGAATTCCTTCTCAGTGACATTGCTGAACACCACCTTGATTTCCTGCCCCAACTGGATATCCTGATTCGGTCTAAGGTTATTAAGGTTACGAATCACTTGAGTGGGAACACGTAACCAATCTGCATAATGGCCCAGCGTTTCCTCAGGGCGGACAAAGATCTTGCCGAAGGTTGGCTTTGCTGGGCGCTGGACCGTCACTTCGGCATTAGGGGAAACCACCTCACTTTCAATCTCTGGTACTGGCGTTGAAGCTGGCTTTTTAGTCATTTCGCTTCGCTGGGCAATTTTGTCCTCAGAGGAAATCGTGCGCTGCGGTGACTGGTCTGTCATTTCGGGTTTCGTCAGAGCTGGCGTTGATGGCTGAGGTTGGATTGTCGGGGTGCCTTCAATTGGAGCGGGTTCTGTGGCTTGAGCGACGACTGGGACTTCCTGCCGAATTCGTATCACTTGCCCAACATAGATCTGATGTGGATTATTGATATCATTGAGCTCCATCAGCTCAGACACGGTGGTTTTGAAGCGTCGTGCAATGGATTGAAGATTGTCCCCGCTTTCCACTTGATACCAGTCGGTGGCAATGGGCTCGGGTCGTTTTTCGGCCGCAGGAATCTTCGCAAACGCCAGGGCTGGATCGAAATTTTCTCGCCACGGGAGTCTGATTTCAAAACCCTTTGGCAACTGCCGCTTCGAAGTGAGTACAGTGCTTCGCAAACTCGGATTCAACCGCTCGATCTCCTTCACATCGAACCCCATTCGATCTGCTAAAAGGGAGAGTCGGATGTTATCGGGCAGCTTAAAAGCGATAAAGTTCTCTGGTTGATCGAAAGTTAAGTCACCAAAATATGCTTGATAATTATTCCGGGCATCCAGCGCGGCGAGGAATTCAGCGTAGAAATTTCGCGATGCGAACTGGTAGCTCCGGCTCTCATATTTTTCAATGATCACACCGATATCTGTCGTACCTAATTGTGCCACTGCACGCTTCAATCCATTTACCCCATGGTTGTAAGCATTGATGGCCAATGGCCAAGTGCCCAGTTCAAGGTAATTCTCCAGTAACAATTTGGCTGCAGCTTCGGTCGACTTAATCGGATCGAATCGCTCGTCCACTAAATAGTCGATAGTCAGAAAGCGACGCCCAGTGCCGCGTGTGAATTGCCAGATACCGGCTGCGCCAAATTTCGAGTAGGCGCGATAATTATAGGACGATTCAACATGGGGTAGCGCCACCAATTCGCGAGGGATATTGTATTGATCCAGAACCTTGAGGATGTGATCCACATATTTGCCCGAACGGATCAAGCCGCGTCGAAATTCATCTCGCAATCCCTGTTGAGCGCGGACACTCTCCGCTGCTTTGAGAAATACTGAAGGACTTGCCTTATCACCGAACAATTGATACACAGCCCGCTCTTCTGGTGTCAGCGCCTCAGGAACGATTTTCTCAAGTTGGGCCAGTCGCCTCAAGATGGTCCGGTATTTCTCTTTGATTTGCTCTACTCCCCCCCACGGCAATCGAGCCGGGCTAGATTCGTTCATTGGGACATCGAAAGTCGCGACTTCATAAATGATCCGCAAATCATTCATGTCGTGAATCATCACCTGATTGCTGCTATATTGCGTGTACACTTTTTTCCAGAACGCCACGTTCGGCTTAATGTTTTCTGGAATTGGAAATAACACACTGGTTTGATTCAGCTCCTGACCAAAAACAAATCCGACTGCCAAATGCAACATCCATAATCCGAATATGCAGCCTTTATAACGTATTATCCAGTTTCTGATCATAGCTAGCCTTCTCATAAAATTATAGTACGCAAAAGGTCCAGATCATTTTCTCGTCGTGACATTTCCTGGGAGGCCATCTTTCAACGCCACAAGCATCAAGCAGGCATCGATCTGAAAGCCTCCAAACCCCATATTAATATCTATAACAAAAAATCGACTCACAGGTTTACTCAAAACCTGAGAGGGCACCTTCAGTCACATAGGCTAGAACCAACAATCTAACAAAAAAATCCATTCCACCCCCCAAATAGTCCTTCTGCCGATGCAACTCTCGCTGAATCGCTCGTTTTAGCTTCGCAATTTGTTCGAAATAGAGCGGGAAGATGGTAAAGCTGGATTATCATCAGGCCTTCTGATGCGGCATAATTACGCCGAAGGGATTATTCTAACAGCCCGTCGACATCCACCCCATCAAGTTCCATCGAACGATCCTCAAAGAAACGAATATTGATTGGATCATGTTCAATGATCCGCGTGATCACATCGATAAGTTGCTGCTTATTCATCTGATGCAAGCGTTTGATCTGATCACCGATATTGATGAAATCCGCCTGATCGTGAATCCAGGAATAAAGTAATGCGACGATGTGCTTACAGACCCCCTGTCGGCTGCCACATGTGCATGAAGTGGTGATCTCGTGCTCGTCCACTCGTACAATCACATTAAATTCTTCGAGATAATCTCGAACGGTACCAGAAATCCGATTGCCAGCAACAGCAGCTCGAACAATTTGACCATTGCAATAATAATCCCATCCCTCACCATTCGTATTTTCCTGATCCAGAATTCCGATCTGGCGCTCTGTGATTTCCTTCAATTCTGGTGCAATCGCATAAGTTTCTTCTTGAAAAGCCATTTTTGTAACCACAATTTTTAGAATCCAAATTTTTCACATAAATAACTGAGCACCCAATTCAATCGCAATCTCCTTGAGTGCCATATAAAATATATAAGTCGCTCAACAAAAAAGCAACGGATTTTTTAGCTTTTTGCTGACAATTTTTGCCCTTGATCGATCGGATGAAAAAAATGAAAACAGATTAAATTGCCGGTGGCCTAACGAGAAAAGAGAGCTGGCTCATAGATCGATAAAACTAGATCTGCTCAAGATTCGGCCAATTTAGCTTCGCCTGTCGCTTCCACTGCATCATTGAACAAGTCAAATACTTGCAATAATCTCTTTTTGATGAAAAGAAAATCAATTGCTGATCCATATCGGACTTGTTAAGCAGCGGTGCTCTGCCCCAGCATTTGTTTGGGTCACCAGCTCAGCCCGAAGGTAGCTACTGTTACTTGATTCGATGATCCTTTGTTCCCACTGCAAAGAGTAACTGTTCAAGAAATTTTGGCATTGAATTTCAAGTTTTTCCTTTTTCTCAACCAAATCTCCTCGATAGATTTTCAACGATTTCAGTCGACCGAATTCGGGCGTTGATTTAGCACGCACATGAAGCAACAATTCTTCACCAGAAATTTCAGAGCCAATTGTGGCCTTGTCGTTTTGGGTATTATG
Coding sequences within:
- a CDS encoding citrate lyase subunit alpha (citrate-ACP transferase, the alpha subunit catalyzes the formation of (3S)-citryl-CoA from acetyl-CoA and citrate) — encoded protein: MVKNMVKNAAGRLVPTIVNDKPAIPYQGVGKYRPGGTKAAPPIVSCADYPADGNKVVPDLKTALIIAGIKDGMTISTHHHFRNGDLVANQIFDAAAEIGVRDLVWFPSASFPCHAPIIKHLESGVVHHIEGSMNGPLGDYCSAGKMRGLGVLRSHGGRYQAIQDGEVHIDIAVIAAPTADPFGNANGLTGPSACGLLGFALADAQYADKVIVVTDNLVEFPCVPWQIHGNYVDHVVVLEKIGEPEKIVSGTTEITRSPDRLLIAELAAKFVKEAGILKNGFSFQAGAGGTTLAFVIFLKEMMKEMGVKARFVRGGSNQYLVQMLEEGLTDYILDGQTFDLEGVRSLRENPRHVATSPFTSYNYHGKGNFSSMVDVVVLGATEVDVNFNANVVTHSDGRLLHGIGGWQNCLFSKCTILPIPSFRDRIPVIVDEVTTLCGPGELIDVVVTERGIAINPLRQDLIAATKKSSLPIRPIEEIKEEVEAICGGKPEKPKLGDKVVAVVKWVDGTVLDSIYQVLE
- a CDS encoding aldolase/citrate lyase family protein, with translation MSLAAEVGRKGADVRSDCWFRITPTTSGGIQLQLNSKVKTMYGSAIETLIRHGLKFFQIDHAMVEFEDSGALPFTIMARLETAVRRLGLDQGRQWLPEFKAFCQYPTSRERFRRSRLYLPGNEPKFMINAGIHKPDGIILDLEDSVAPTEKDAAQTLVRNALLQIDFYGAERMVRINQLPRGLDDLGFVVPYNVHVILIPKCESAEHVKMVEQRVHSILNDRGLEQQVYYMPIIESALGAIRAFEIATASPDIVALTIGLEDYTADIGTQRTLEGRESFWARSQVVNAARAAGIQPIDTVFSDVTDMEGLRQSVLEAKSLGFDGKGCIHPRQIQVIHEAFAPTPEEIERATKIVLAFESAQKSGLGVVALGSKMIDPPVVKRAQRTIRLAIETGKLAENWRQGGEQHG
- a CDS encoding endonuclease III, whose product is MSTPAAVEQIVAALEQHFGVPERNTELDPLSNLILTVLSQNTNDKNRDRAYQRLRAAFPTWEAVMQAPVEAIETAIRPGGLAKQKSLRIKKILEWIYQHYGALNLDALCAMDPEEAIDTFCQLKGIGVKTISVVLMFSCGVDIFPVDTHVHRICRRLGLVPANASAEQTFWLMQPVVPPGKSFSFHINLLNLGRSICLARKPRCSECPISQHCDYYLAAQ
- a CDS encoding LysM peptidoglycan-binding domain-containing protein — its product is MIRNWIIRYKGCIFGLWMLHLAVGFVFGQELNQTSVLFPIPENIKPNVAFWKKVYTQYSSNQVMIHDMNDLRIIYEVATFDVPMNESSPARLPWGGVEQIKEKYRTILRRLAQLEKIVPEALTPEERAVYQLFGDKASPSVFLKAAESVRAQQGLRDEFRRGLIRSGKYVDHILKVLDQYNIPRELVALPHVESSYNYRAYSKFGAAGIWQFTRGTGRRFLTIDYLVDERFDPIKSTEAAAKLLLENYLELGTWPLAINAYNHGVNGLKRAVAQLGTTDIGVIIEKYESRSYQFASRNFYAEFLAALDARNNYQAYFGDLTFDQPENFIAFKLPDNIRLSLLADRMGFDVKEIERLNPSLRSTVLTSKRQLPKGFEIRLPWRENFDPALAFAKIPAAEKRPEPIATDWYQVESGDNLQSIARRFKTTVSELMELNDINNPHQIYVGQVIRIRQEVPVVAQATEPAPIEGTPTIQPQPSTPALTKPEMTDQSPQRTISSEDKIAQRSEMTKKPASTPVPEIESEVVSPNAEVTVQRPAKPTFGKIFVRPEETLGHYADWLRVPTQVIRNLNNLRPNQDIQLGQEIKVVFSNVTEKEFERKRMEYHRGIEEDFFASYTIEGVSIHKVKSGENIWYLCNQVYEIPYWLLQKYNPNKNLERLSAGDELVIPIIGQPNNNRNAG
- a CDS encoding SWIM zinc finger family protein; amino-acid sequence: MAFQEETYAIAPELKEITERQIGILDQENTNGEGWDYYCNGQIVRAAVAGNRISGTVRDYLEEFNVIVRVDEHEITTSCTCGSRQGVCKHIVALLYSWIHDQADFINIGDQIKRLHQMNKQQLIDVITRIIEHDPINIRFFEDRSMELDGVDVDGLLE